The Astatotilapia calliptera chromosome 14, fAstCal1.2, whole genome shotgun sequence genome includes a region encoding these proteins:
- the LOC113036554 gene encoding olfactory receptor 10G4-like, whose product MSLQNASTKLTHFIIGGFDTVKRPVAVGVVMLITYLLAVTGSLVNIIFIVSDKQLHKPMYLLICNLAVVDILYTSSATPTMIAVLLAGFNTISYVECLIQMCVFQLGSTMEMFSLTIMAFDRLIAIIYPLRYHSYLTNTRIMVLTYILWIVASGFVAASPAIVVPLPHCTLRLRYTFCDAAAVLRTTCVDPEKYFNQGASRLFFLLFFTFVFICLSYCGILFFVKLSSNNDRMKMGSTLVSHLICVICLYCPIFILAILTRFGVVLTLEERQGLLIGTILGPSLVNPFVYCLRTKEIKNKIFKILRKANTARVL is encoded by the coding sequence atgtcttTACAGAACGCGTCAACCAAACTAACACATTTTATTATAGGTGGGTTTGACACAGTCAAAAGGCCTGTAGCAGTTGGTGTGGTTATGCTGATAACTTATTTACTAGCTGTTACTGGCAGTTTGGTCAATATCATCTTCATTGTTTCTGACAAGCAGTTACATAAACCAATGTATCTTCTGATTTGCAATCTTGCCGTTGTTGACATACTGTATACCTCTAGTGCCACTCCAACAATGATCGCGGTTCTTCTTGCTGGTTTTAATACCATATCATATGTGGAGTGTTTAattcaaatgtgtgttttccagCTGGGATCAACAATGGAgatgttttctttaacaattATGGCATTTGATCGATTAATAGCTATAATTTATCCTCTTCGGTACCATAGTTATTTAACAAATACACGTATAATGGTACTTACATACATTCTGTGGATTGTTGCCTCTGGTTTTGTGGCTGCTTCACCTGCAATAGTTGTCCCTCTCCCTCACTGCACCTTGAGGCTTAGGTACACTTTCTGTGACGCTGCTGCTGTATTACGAACCACTTGTGTTGACCCAGAGAAATATTTCAATCAAGGTGCCAGTAggttattttttctgttatttttcacattCGTTTTCATTTGTCTTTCATACTGTGGGATCttgttttttgtgaaattaTCATCAAATAATGACAGAATGAAAATGGGAAGCACTCTTGTGAGTCACCTGATTTGTGTAATATGTTTATACTGTCCCATTTTTATCCTTGCTATTTTGACCAGGTTTGGTGTGGTATTAACTCTTGAAGAACGCCAAGGTTTATTAATTGGCACCATCCTCGGTCCATCTCTTGTAAATCCTTTTGTGTATTGTCTTAGGacaaaggaaattaaaaataagatttttaaGATACTTAGAAAGGCTAACACAGCTAGAGTCTTGTGA